The following coding sequences are from one Methanosarcina sp. WWM596 window:
- a CDS encoding CDC48 family AAA ATPase, giving the protein MIEGDKSIVKLKVAEADQRDVGKGIVRIDEIFREKLGLKPFDVVEIKGGKSTSALIGRPYPSDSGLDIVRMDGLIRTNAKTSIGEYVEIWKAEWKEAKQVTLSPVTKGMQIYAPSETLSAVFMNRTVSKGDFISTTSLRKSRERDSSSKGLMFDDFFQDFFGQGFGPSFGLGEIKLQVVSTSPSGIVKITDMTEIELLPKAVEIPPEQTIPTVMYEDLGGLKDAITKVREMIELPLKHPELFDRLGIDAPKGVLLHGPPGTGKTMLAKAVANESDAYFISINGPEIMSKYYGESEKAIRDIFDDAEKNAPAIIFLDEIDSIAPKRAEVTGEVERRVVAQLLSLMDGLKSRKNVIVIGATNRPEALDLALRRPGRFDREIELRVPDTEGRLEIFQIHTRGMPLTEDVNLRDLSQITYGFVGADIAALCREAAMSALRRILPKLNLKEPQIPAEILDALQVTREDFEEAMKEVQPSAVREILIEIPNVSWDDVGGLEDVKCLLKETVEWPLKNPESYRDIGVEAPKGVLLYGPPGTGKTLLAKAIAHESDANFITAKGSDLLSKWYGESEKRIAEVFMRARQVAPSIVFLDELDSLAPIRGISAGEPQVTARILNQLLSEMDGLEELRGVVVIGATNRPDIIDPALIRPGRFDELILVPIPDKGARREILKVHIKKMALAEDVNIEELVDLTDQYTGADLAAICKKAGRYALREELHAKKVKQKHFLKAIEETGPSVTPDTMKYYEAIKGELRTKKSKEIENPSYI; this is encoded by the coding sequence TTGATTGAGGGGGATAAATCGATTGTAAAACTTAAGGTTGCAGAAGCCGATCAACGGGATGTCGGAAAAGGAATTGTCCGAATTGATGAAATATTCAGGGAGAAACTAGGTCTGAAACCCTTTGATGTTGTGGAAATCAAAGGCGGAAAATCAACTTCTGCACTTATAGGACGTCCTTATCCCAGTGATTCCGGGCTTGATATTGTCCGCATGGACGGGCTTATCCGTACCAATGCAAAGACCAGTATAGGGGAATATGTGGAGATCTGGAAAGCCGAATGGAAAGAAGCAAAGCAAGTGACCCTGTCTCCCGTTACAAAGGGCATGCAGATCTATGCTCCCAGTGAGACGCTCAGTGCGGTCTTCATGAACCGTACGGTTTCAAAAGGGGACTTTATCTCCACCACTAGCTTAAGGAAGTCCAGGGAGAGAGACAGTTCTAGCAAGGGGCTCATGTTCGATGACTTTTTCCAGGACTTTTTCGGGCAGGGTTTTGGCCCCTCCTTCGGGCTTGGGGAAATTAAGCTGCAGGTTGTTTCTACCTCCCCGTCGGGGATCGTAAAGATCACGGACATGACCGAAATTGAACTCCTCCCCAAAGCCGTGGAAATTCCTCCGGAACAGACTATTCCTACCGTTATGTACGAAGATCTGGGCGGGCTCAAGGATGCCATTACAAAAGTCAGGGAAATGATAGAACTCCCTCTGAAACACCCTGAACTTTTTGACCGGCTTGGGATTGACGCCCCGAAAGGGGTGCTGCTTCATGGGCCTCCCGGGACAGGCAAGACCATGCTTGCAAAGGCGGTTGCAAATGAGTCTGATGCCTATTTCATTTCCATCAACGGTCCGGAAATTATGTCCAAATACTATGGGGAATCTGAAAAAGCGATCCGTGATATCTTCGATGATGCCGAAAAGAATGCCCCTGCAATCATCTTTCTGGACGAGATCGATTCCATTGCCCCAAAAAGAGCGGAGGTCACAGGAGAAGTAGAGAGAAGGGTGGTCGCCCAGCTCCTTTCCCTTATGGACGGCTTAAAAAGCCGCAAGAACGTGATCGTGATAGGTGCAACAAACCGCCCCGAAGCCCTGGATCTTGCACTGCGCCGCCCGGGCCGATTTGACAGGGAAATAGAACTCCGGGTTCCAGATACAGAAGGAAGGCTTGAGATTTTCCAGATCCATACCAGGGGGATGCCTCTTACCGAGGACGTAAACCTCAGGGACCTTTCCCAGATTACCTATGGGTTTGTGGGGGCTGACATTGCGGCTCTCTGCCGGGAAGCTGCTATGAGTGCTCTTCGGCGTATCCTTCCGAAGCTCAACCTGAAAGAACCCCAGATCCCAGCAGAAATCCTGGATGCCCTGCAGGTTACAAGAGAAGACTTCGAAGAGGCCATGAAAGAAGTCCAGCCCTCAGCCGTCCGGGAAATCCTTATTGAGATCCCCAATGTCAGCTGGGACGATGTGGGCGGTCTGGAAGATGTAAAGTGCCTCCTGAAAGAAACCGTGGAATGGCCGCTTAAAAACCCCGAGTCTTACCGGGACATAGGAGTTGAAGCTCCAAAAGGTGTGCTTCTCTACGGTCCTCCTGGTACTGGAAAGACTCTTCTTGCAAAAGCCATTGCCCATGAATCCGACGCCAACTTCATCACAGCCAAAGGAAGTGACCTCCTCTCCAAGTGGTACGGGGAGTCAGAAAAAAGGATTGCTGAGGTCTTCATGCGGGCAAGGCAGGTTGCTCCTTCCATTGTATTTCTGGATGAACTTGACTCTCTTGCCCCCATCCGTGGGATCTCTGCAGGGGAGCCGCAGGTTACGGCCCGGATCCTTAATCAGCTCCTTTCCGAAATGGACGGACTCGAAGAGCTCCGGGGTGTTGTGGTGATTGGCGCAACTAACCGCCCTGACATCATTGATCCGGCTCTGATACGGCCAGGGCGCTTTGATGAGCTTATTCTGGTGCCTATCCCGGATAAAGGGGCCAGGAGAGAAATCCTCAAGGTCCACATAAAGAAAATGGCTCTTGCGGAGGATGTGAATATTGAGGAACTTGTTGACCTGACTGACCAGTATACAGGTGCAGATCTCGCAGCCATATGCAAAAAGGCAGGGAGGTATGCCCTGCGCGAAGAACTCCATGCAAAAAAGGTCAAACAGAAACATTTTCTTAAAGCGATTGAAGAGACAGGACCTTCAGTTACCCCGGATACCATGAAATATTATGAAGCTATTAAAGGCGAACTGAGGACCAAGAAGTCCAAGGAAATAGAAAACCCCTCTTATATTTAA
- a CDS encoding flavodoxin family protein: MAIKALFLNCTLKKSPQISNTRALIDKAMIIFRDLGVESEVIRAVDYNIAFGVSSDEGNEDEWPFILEKIKTCDILIIASPIWFGVRSSVAQMVLERLDGTYMEGNPVTGQYPLYGKVAGVIVTGNEDGAHNVAATTLFNLTHLGCTVPPNVDCYWVGDAGPGPSYIEAGGEKHLYTNRTVRYMAHNLVYFAKLLKENPIPTNLKKLDGEAKRVSE, translated from the coding sequence ATGGCGATAAAGGCTCTTTTTTTGAATTGCACACTGAAAAAATCACCTCAGATATCGAACACCCGGGCTCTTATTGACAAGGCTATGATTATTTTTAGAGACCTTGGTGTTGAGAGTGAGGTCATAAGGGCGGTTGACTACAATATAGCTTTCGGGGTTTCCTCAGATGAAGGGAATGAAGACGAATGGCCCTTTATACTTGAAAAAATAAAAACCTGCGATATCCTGATAATAGCTTCTCCTATCTGGTTCGGCGTCCGCTCTTCGGTGGCCCAGATGGTCCTCGAAAGGCTGGACGGGACGTATATGGAAGGGAATCCCGTAACAGGCCAGTATCCTCTTTATGGGAAGGTAGCAGGGGTTATAGTCACCGGCAATGAAGATGGAGCACACAATGTTGCTGCAACCACGCTCTTCAACCTGACCCATCTCGGATGTACTGTGCCTCCCAATGTTGACTGTTACTGGGTTGGTGATGCAGGTCCGGGACCCAGTTACATCGAAGCCGGAGGGGAAAAGCACCTTTATACGAATCGGACAGTCAGATACATGGCACATAATCTTGTGTACTTCGCAAAGCTTCTCAAAGAAAACCCTATCCCTACAAACTTAAAAAAGCTTGATGGAGAGGCAAAGAGAGTAAGTGAGTAA
- a CDS encoding pyridoxal phosphate-dependent aminotransferase, which produces MTSARLKRVEESATIRISNIATRMIKEGTDVINFSLGEPDFDTPKNICDAASKAMYEGKTHYAPSGGVPELRAAIAEKLRTENRLDVTEKDVLVTPGAKQGIFEIMMGALDDGDQALLFDPAWVTYDACIRFAGADTVWVPTVPEKGFLPDNFADYINDKTKLIVVNSPGNPTGGVFGKKTLQCIADLAIDHDLLVVSDEIYEKIIYDREHISIGSFDGMQERTITVNGFSKAYAMTGWRLGYLTAPPEIFKLLQKIQSHSVSSATTFVQYGGLEALQGPQDGVKAMVDRFKMRRDILIDGLNKIGLDCKKPDGAFYAFANVSEYGNGTRVAERLLKEAHVAVTPGIAFGYSGEDFIRISYATSVDRIREALDRLEKVFA; this is translated from the coding sequence ATGACATCCGCAAGGCTCAAGCGTGTAGAAGAATCTGCAACGATCAGAATCTCTAACATCGCGACCAGAATGATAAAAGAGGGTACGGACGTAATCAATTTCAGCCTTGGCGAACCTGATTTCGACACCCCTAAAAACATCTGCGATGCTGCATCAAAGGCTATGTATGAGGGAAAAACCCACTACGCCCCTTCTGGAGGTGTTCCCGAGCTAAGGGCAGCCATTGCCGAAAAACTGAGGACTGAAAATCGTCTGGATGTGACTGAAAAAGATGTTCTGGTCACCCCGGGCGCAAAGCAGGGGATTTTCGAAATAATGATGGGAGCCCTCGACGACGGGGATCAGGCCCTCCTCTTTGACCCGGCCTGGGTAACTTATGACGCCTGCATCCGTTTTGCAGGAGCAGATACGGTCTGGGTACCCACAGTCCCTGAAAAAGGTTTCCTGCCTGATAATTTCGCCGATTACATAAACGATAAAACAAAGCTCATTGTTGTAAACAGCCCTGGAAATCCGACAGGCGGAGTATTCGGAAAAAAGACTCTACAGTGCATTGCCGACCTCGCAATTGACCACGACCTTCTGGTAGTTTCAGATGAGATCTATGAGAAAATCATCTATGACCGGGAACATATCAGTATTGGCAGTTTTGACGGGATGCAGGAGAGAACCATCACTGTAAATGGTTTTTCCAAGGCATACGCAATGACTGGCTGGAGGCTTGGATACCTTACCGCTCCCCCTGAGATCTTTAAGCTTCTACAGAAAATCCAGTCCCACTCCGTAAGCAGCGCCACCACCTTTGTTCAGTACGGCGGGCTCGAAGCCCTTCAGGGCCCTCAGGATGGGGTTAAGGCAATGGTTGACCGCTTTAAAATGCGCAGAGATATCCTCATCGACGGGTTGAATAAAATAGGGCTTGATTGCAAGAAGCCAGACGGGGCCTTTTATGCCTTTGCCAATGTGAGCGAGTATGGAAACGGGACCAGGGTTGCTGAAAGGCTCCTGAAGGAAGCTCATGTGGCAGTGACCCCGGGAATTGCTTTCGGGTATTCCGGAGAGGACTTTATCAGGATTTCCTATGCAACATCCGTTGATAGAATCCGGGAAGCTCTTGACAGGCTTGAAAAAGTATTTGCATAA
- a CDS encoding alanine--glyoxylate aminotransferase family protein — protein sequence MDLEDTLLMMPGPVPVAPRVLRAMSKPMINHRSAEFAEIYTDCRGILADVFQTKNDIFLLSGSGTAGMEAAVGSVAGRGDKVISIENGKFGERFKDLATLYAEVVPLEFGWGLPVDLEQVKEKLEEGAKAITLVHNETSAGIMNPAAEIGKLAKKHDALFIMDGVTSLGGDEVKVDEWGVDIAIVGSQECLAAPPGMAAVSVSEKAFEAINGMKKGPYYNDLKAYKKSGDKPRPETPYTPAIPLFYAFQEALHIVKEEGMDARIRRHRVFSEAVRAAAGAMNIEIFPQLNEYSQYSNTITAMKSPAGIDGENIKNDMKKRRVIIAGGQERLKSKIFRIGSMGNVTARDVFSTIQQLEIVLKKRGYIDNVGAGTEAATRVIDRS from the coding sequence ATGGATCTGGAAGATACCCTTCTCATGATGCCTGGTCCCGTACCTGTTGCACCCAGAGTCCTCAGAGCAATGTCAAAACCGATGATCAATCACCGGAGTGCTGAATTTGCCGAAATTTATACCGATTGCAGGGGAATTCTTGCAGATGTTTTTCAGACAAAAAATGATATATTTTTGCTCAGCGGTTCTGGGACTGCTGGAATGGAAGCCGCAGTCGGGTCTGTGGCTGGAAGAGGGGATAAAGTTATCTCTATAGAGAACGGAAAGTTCGGAGAGCGCTTCAAAGACCTTGCAACTCTCTATGCTGAAGTGGTGCCCCTGGAGTTTGGATGGGGGCTTCCTGTTGATCTTGAACAGGTAAAAGAAAAGCTCGAGGAAGGAGCAAAAGCCATTACCCTTGTTCACAACGAGACCTCTGCAGGTATCATGAATCCTGCTGCAGAAATTGGCAAACTTGCAAAAAAACACGATGCTCTTTTTATTATGGACGGCGTAACCTCCCTTGGAGGAGATGAAGTCAAAGTCGATGAATGGGGTGTTGACATTGCAATAGTGGGTTCACAAGAATGCCTTGCAGCTCCGCCAGGAATGGCAGCTGTATCCGTAAGCGAAAAAGCCTTTGAGGCCATAAACGGCATGAAGAAGGGGCCTTACTATAATGACCTTAAGGCATATAAAAAGAGCGGGGATAAACCCAGACCGGAAACACCTTACACTCCTGCTATTCCTCTATTTTATGCATTTCAGGAAGCCCTCCACATCGTTAAAGAAGAGGGCATGGATGCAAGGATCAGAAGGCACAGGGTTTTTTCCGAAGCAGTAAGGGCAGCAGCTGGCGCAATGAACATAGAAATTTTCCCTCAGCTTAACGAGTACAGCCAGTATTCCAATACCATAACTGCAATGAAATCTCCTGCAGGGATTGATGGGGAAAACATTAAAAACGATATGAAGAAAAGGAGAGTAATTATAGCTGGCGGGCAGGAACGCCTGAAGAGCAAGATTTTCAGGATTGGAAGTATGGGGAATGTAACTGCAAGAGATGTGTTCTCCACTATCCAGCAGCTGGAAATCGTGCTGAAGAAGCGGGGTTACATTGACAACGTGGGAGCAGGCACGGAAGCTGCAACACGTGTTATTGACAGGTCATGA
- the ribC gene encoding riboflavin synthase, producing the protein MPTIGIADTTFARYNMGRAAIDEIQKNVSVQIKRITVPGIKDLPVAAKKLIEEEGCDIVMALGMPGAQQKDKMCAHEASQGLIMAQLMTNTHIIEVFVHEDEGKDEKELAFLMDRRTREHALNVIKLLFKPEKLVREAGTGQRQGFEDAGPLRM; encoded by the coding sequence ATGCCCACAATAGGAATTGCAGATACCACGTTTGCGCGCTATAATATGGGGCGTGCAGCAATCGATGAGATACAGAAAAATGTATCCGTACAGATTAAAAGGATAACCGTGCCCGGGATAAAGGACCTTCCGGTAGCAGCCAAAAAACTGATCGAAGAAGAAGGCTGCGATATCGTAATGGCTCTTGGAATGCCCGGTGCTCAGCAAAAAGACAAAATGTGCGCTCATGAAGCTTCTCAGGGCCTTATCATGGCCCAGCTTATGACCAACACCCATATTATCGAGGTCTTTGTCCACGAGGACGAAGGAAAAGATGAGAAAGAACTTGCTTTTCTCATGGACAGACGGACTCGGGAACACGCCCTAAACGTGATAAAGCTGCTCTTTAAGCCGGAAAAACTGGTTAGGGAAGCCGGTACCGGTCAGAGGCAGGGTTTTGAGGACGCAGGTCCTTTGAGAATGTGA
- a CDS encoding adenylyltransferase/cytidyltransferase family protein yields MLTGYYPRPGDLLTRVLATGTFDILHPGHVYFLAQARALGDELFVIIARDSNVTHKPKPIVPEEQRLEMVNALGTVDKALLGSEIDIFEPLKVIKPDIIALGYDQYFEIETLEKELTKRGLPAKVVRVPFSKECPLCSTGAIIKEVIKRYG; encoded by the coding sequence ATGCTTACAGGATATTACCCGAGACCAGGTGATTTATTGACGCGTGTACTTGCTACCGGAACTTTTGACATTCTGCATCCGGGACATGTTTATTTCCTGGCCCAGGCGCGAGCTCTTGGAGATGAGCTCTTCGTCATTATTGCCAGGGATTCCAATGTGACTCATAAGCCAAAACCAATAGTTCCCGAGGAGCAGCGGCTTGAAATGGTAAACGCACTTGGAACGGTAGACAAAGCCCTTCTTGGCAGTGAAATAGACATTTTCGAACCCCTTAAAGTAATAAAACCGGACATCATTGCCCTGGGTTACGATCAGTATTTTGAAATTGAGACTCTGGAAAAAGAACTTACTAAAAGAGGGCTCCCTGCAAAAGTAGTTAGGGTTCCATTTTCAAAGGAGTGCCCCCTCTGCAGTACCGGCGCAATCATAAAAGAGGTCATTAAACGATATGGGTAA
- a CDS encoding replication factor C large subunit, whose amino-acid sequence MMSAIEWAEKYRPRTLGDVVGNKKAVQDFRVWAEEWQSGIPERRAVILYGPAGIGKTSSAHALGRDLDWEVIELNASDQRTAGVIEKVAGSAASMNTFFGGKRLIILDEADNIHGTSDRGGMRAIAGIIKATLQPIVLIANDIYGLTPTIRNLCLEIKFGSLQSRSMVPALKKVCEAEGVYCSQEAVLQIAENAGGDFRSAMNDLQAAANGKQALEVEDIGTAGRDVKENIFKVMQKIFKSTDCKKALESARGLDESPEDLVHWIDENLPIQYARKDGGLEDIRMGFGYLSKADLYLGRVKKRQNYRMWRYASMLMVCGAALSKTRSYPGFIKYQQPSLWRRLGQTRSKRDMRDNIASKIGEHSFESMHYSRNNLLGFYSRMLKDEKSAVEVTANLGLELEELMYLTGSAKASKKLQKIYDEAQKLLDESKDKTEEPNFFKVSAPAVDNKQRTLSCPAVILEDEKGTQKRVQAGKSEASDSQPSEAGQKTLLMGFDTPSEIHEKKETSGNMLPEGPKPAENNFFSFSTPLPEKKPVSKSVEKNISSISSKKKALANSDPSKQRISDEASTSAGMQDSTGKVLKKAEPKNQKTLFDF is encoded by the coding sequence ATGATGTCGGCAATCGAATGGGCTGAAAAATACCGACCCCGGACCCTCGGAGATGTCGTGGGGAACAAGAAGGCAGTGCAGGATTTCAGGGTATGGGCTGAGGAATGGCAATCCGGGATTCCTGAGAGAAGGGCAGTGATACTCTATGGGCCTGCTGGGATAGGGAAGACTTCAAGTGCTCATGCGCTTGGCAGGGATCTGGACTGGGAGGTCATTGAACTCAATGCAAGTGACCAGAGGACTGCAGGTGTTATTGAGAAGGTCGCTGGTTCTGCAGCGTCAATGAATACTTTTTTTGGTGGAAAACGTCTTATTATCCTTGATGAGGCGGACAATATCCATGGGACTTCGGATAGGGGTGGAATGAGGGCTATTGCCGGGATCATAAAAGCCACACTCCAGCCTATCGTGCTTATTGCGAATGACATTTATGGGTTAACCCCTACAATCAGGAATCTATGCCTGGAAATAAAGTTCGGGTCTTTGCAGAGCCGTTCCATGGTCCCTGCTTTGAAGAAAGTTTGTGAGGCTGAGGGAGTTTATTGCAGCCAGGAAGCTGTCCTGCAGATCGCGGAAAACGCGGGTGGAGATTTCAGGAGTGCCATGAATGACCTCCAGGCTGCAGCGAACGGGAAGCAAGCGCTCGAAGTTGAGGATATCGGGACTGCAGGCAGGGACGTCAAGGAGAATATCTTTAAGGTGATGCAGAAGATCTTTAAAAGTACTGACTGTAAAAAAGCTCTTGAATCTGCACGCGGGCTTGATGAAAGTCCTGAGGACCTCGTGCACTGGATTGATGAAAATTTGCCTATCCAGTATGCCCGCAAGGACGGGGGCCTCGAAGATATAAGGATGGGTTTTGGTTATCTTTCAAAGGCTGACCTTTATCTGGGGCGTGTAAAAAAACGCCAGAATTACAGGATGTGGAGGTATGCCAGCATGCTTATGGTCTGCGGAGCTGCTCTTTCAAAGACAAGGTCGTATCCGGGCTTTATCAAATACCAGCAGCCTTCACTCTGGAGAAGGCTCGGGCAGACACGTTCGAAGCGGGATATGCGAGACAATATCGCTTCAAAAATCGGGGAGCACAGCTTTGAGTCAATGCATTATTCGAGGAACAACCTTCTAGGGTTTTACTCGCGAATGTTGAAGGATGAGAAATCTGCAGTTGAAGTTACTGCAAACCTCGGGCTTGAGCTTGAAGAGCTAATGTACCTTACAGGAAGTGCAAAGGCAAGTAAAAAGCTGCAGAAAATTTACGACGAGGCGCAGAAACTTCTCGATGAAAGCAAGGATAAGACCGAAGAGCCGAATTTTTTTAAAGTTTCTGCCCCTGCAGTAGACAATAAACAGAGAACTCTCAGCTGCCCTGCAGTAATTCTGGAGGACGAAAAGGGGACTCAAAAGAGGGTCCAGGCCGGTAAATCTGAAGCTTCTGATTCTCAGCCTTCGGAAGCCGGGCAGAAAACCCTTCTTATGGGATTTGACACACCTTCGGAGATTCACGAAAAAAAAGAGACTTCAGGGAATATGCTGCCTGAGGGTCCGAAACCTGCAGAAAATAATTTCTTCTCTTTTTCCACTCCCCTTCCAGAAAAGAAACCTGTTTCTAAATCTGTAGAGAAGAATATCTCTTCTATATCTTCAAAAAAGAAGGCTCTAGCTAACAGTGACCCATCAAAACAAAGGATATCTGATGAAGCTTCAACCTCCGCAGGTATGCAGGATAGCACAGGAAAAGTTTTGAAAAAAGCTGAGCCTAAAAACCAGAAAACACTTTTCGACTTTTAA
- a CDS encoding CBS domain-containing protein — translation MQLPTPEDLKKRRNELGLTQSDLAKRAGVSQPLIARIESGDVDPRLSTVRKILDAFEEAEKEQQIIIRDLMHSPAIHVSPEDSVEEVVNLMHIHGFSQIPVLDRGIPVGSVSEDMIVKLMGENKKKSISQLKVSGIMGESFPTVAPGISISVVSHILEGNPAILVVEKGTVIGVVTKHDVMKLLQDQ, via the coding sequence ATGCAGCTTCCAACACCCGAAGATCTTAAAAAAAGACGGAATGAACTAGGGCTTACCCAGAGCGATCTGGCTAAAAGGGCAGGTGTAAGTCAGCCCCTTATAGCCCGTATCGAATCGGGAGATGTAGACCCCAGACTTTCGACGGTCAGGAAAATCCTTGATGCTTTTGAGGAGGCTGAGAAGGAGCAGCAGATCATCATAAGGGACCTGATGCACTCCCCTGCCATTCATGTTTCTCCTGAAGACTCGGTAGAAGAGGTGGTAAACCTTATGCACATTCATGGTTTTTCACAGATTCCCGTGCTTGATAGGGGCATTCCGGTTGGAAGTGTTTCGGAAGATATGATCGTAAAACTGATGGGTGAGAACAAGAAAAAATCCATATCTCAGTTGAAAGTTTCAGGTATAATGGGGGAGTCGTTCCCAACAGTAGCTCCCGGAATATCAATCTCAGTAGTTTCGCATATACTGGAAGGAAACCCTGCCATACTTGTTGTAGAAAAAGGAACAGTCATAGGCGTTGTAACGAAACATGACGTGATGAAGCTCCTTCAGGACCAATAA
- the mtxX gene encoding methanogenesis marker protein Mmp4/MtxX, translating to MENNGMYALLEAIESRARSNRARVAMGIRDPNPKTLESAWKAQELGYAHVVLVGNKKEIDEIGTALEIVDTDNPEKVLSELLVSRKVDAVIRGTAKASGAISNLKEALGMKRVCRLALLLTADGTPFFLAPVGIDEGNTIKDKLRMITLGAEHIKRLGVEPVVGVLSGGRIGDIGRDRRVDRTLADGEFVTGQALELGINARHYTILIEDAIKESNFIVAPDGISGNLIFRTIAFLGGGDGLGAPVLMDDYVFVDTSRVGGHFTKAIMLASALSHLHKERKKVIH from the coding sequence ATGGAAAATAACGGCATGTATGCCCTCCTTGAGGCTATCGAATCACGAGCCCGGTCGAACAGGGCAAGGGTGGCTATGGGAATAAGGGATCCAAACCCCAAAACTCTTGAAAGTGCATGGAAAGCCCAGGAACTGGGATACGCACATGTTGTCCTTGTAGGGAACAAAAAAGAAATTGACGAGATAGGGACAGCACTTGAAATTGTGGATACCGATAACCCCGAAAAAGTCCTTTCAGAACTCCTGGTTTCAAGAAAGGTGGATGCGGTTATAAGAGGCACTGCAAAGGCATCCGGAGCTATTTCAAATCTGAAAGAAGCCCTTGGAATGAAAAGGGTTTGCAGACTTGCCCTGCTTCTGACGGCGGATGGAACACCGTTCTTCCTTGCCCCTGTTGGAATAGATGAAGGAAACACTATCAAAGATAAGCTACGTATGATTACCCTTGGTGCAGAACATATAAAGAGGTTAGGGGTCGAGCCTGTAGTAGGAGTACTTTCCGGAGGCAGGATAGGAGATATAGGGAGGGACAGGCGCGTGGACAGAACCCTTGCGGATGGAGAATTTGTAACCGGACAAGCTCTGGAACTCGGGATTAATGCCAGGCACTACACCATTCTTATTGAAGACGCCATAAAGGAATCGAACTTCATTGTTGCCCCTGACGGGATCTCGGGTAACCTTATATTCCGGACCATTGCTTTCCTTGGCGGAGGCGACGGACTCGGAGCTCCGGTATTAATGGACGATTATGTGTTTGTGGACACATCAAGGGTAGGTGGGCATTTCACAAAAGCCATTATGCTTGCAAGTGCACTATCCCACCTTC
- the ribH gene encoding 6,7-dimethyl-8-ribityllumazine synthase, producing MTISLGFVVAEFNRDLTYQMELLGREHAEFLGATVKETILVPGVFDMPLAIKKLCQREDIDAVVTIGSVIEGETDHDQVVMQHAARKIMDLSLEFDKPVALGIPGPGMTRMAAHERVDYAKRAVEAAVKLVRRL from the coding sequence ATGACTATCAGCCTAGGATTTGTTGTAGCTGAATTTAACAGGGATCTGACCTACCAGATGGAGCTGCTTGGAAGAGAGCATGCAGAATTCCTGGGGGCAACAGTTAAAGAGACCATTCTTGTACCCGGGGTCTTTGACATGCCTCTTGCAATCAAGAAGCTTTGCCAGAGAGAAGACATTGATGCAGTGGTAACCATTGGGTCGGTAATCGAAGGTGAGACCGACCACGATCAGGTGGTTATGCAGCATGCCGCAAGGAAGATCATGGATCTTTCCCTTGAGTTCGACAAGCCAGTAGCTCTCGGAATTCCGGGTCCGGGTATGACCAGGATGGCTGCTCATGAACGTGTCGACTATGCTAAAAGAGCAGTCGAAGCTGCAGTAAAGCTGGTGCGGCGGCTGTGA
- a CDS encoding winged helix-turn-helix domain-containing protein, translated as MKRRSRTDIAVDILRVAMNGAKKTHIVYEVNLNFNIAQKYLEMLKEKELIRHENGIFITTDKGKVFQEMAKELKL; from the coding sequence TTGAAAAGAAGAAGCAGGACAGATATAGCAGTAGATATTTTAAGAGTGGCGATGAACGGGGCAAAGAAAACACATATCGTTTATGAGGTAAATCTTAACTTTAACATTGCTCAGAAGTATCTGGAAATGTTGAAAGAGAAAGAGCTTATAAGGCACGAAAACGGTATTTTCATCACGACTGATAAAGGAAAAGTTTTTCAGGAAATGGCTAAAGAACTTAAACTCTAA
- a CDS encoding transposase has product MDYHKIHTSIETREYLKTVPDKFEFVFTPKYASWLNIIESFFSKMTRSILRGIKVDSIKELGGRIDLYIDHVNEKPVIFTWKYNMEKRAEMPGGIII; this is encoded by the coding sequence ATGGATTATCACAAAATACATACATCAATAGAAACTCGAGAATACCTGAAAACTGTTCCTGATAAATTTGAATTTGTATTCACACCCAAATATGCTTCATGGCTAAATATAATTGAAAGTTTTTTCAGTAAAATGACAAGAAGCATATTGAGAGGAATAAAAGTTGACTCAATAAAGGAGTTAGGGGGACGAATTGATCTATATATCGACCATGTTAACGAAAAGCCAGTCATTTTTACATGGAAATATAATATGGAAAAAAGGGCTGAAATGCCTGGTGGAATTATAATTTAA